Proteins encoded by one window of Candidatus Obscuribacterales bacterium:
- a CDS encoding peptidylprolyl isomerase has translation MKINRKTNWAIVLVLVAGLGLALVSWPESSQIRAFLSPKPAGPKSNEGISEGPVIGCEVTVGTFDIHRKYRSMEGPWAVAKFKIGELIASGTATVPDNHIHYVEYENGPAPLMNGKSSLPPFGEELSDLKGSMSDKRELYWFKGLKVEVIDEHGNTMPSAEFICHTNLDFSFVDHNMLFTEGERWNNDRLITITQGQTKIIFPNGFAVPLASDESFRVTFQAANRTSNEHRRLKHKATFYFVKDSDLVYPVTALYGRVPFVQVIVDRNFEDAKKDDLKRHPSCDVQAFAVNAPNNVTGGVSPDRSGRVISGHWVVPPGLHTYKSSVNDLDPIFSQCDQKLRFAWTHIHPCCMDVSITRCDGGTKQKMFTANVKTKTKPGLELVDIELIKPKDAIVFPKNGNYEVEGTYNNPLPTALDSMIAVGMFFEDTNFRRPAWALPDSKAAYCGVVCSKESSNAVTSGTVYPLFDKAKDGPLLKGEKTVVLKTNRGKMKLVFDANVAPCSVTQLYKLLTHGGFNGTRFAAFQPGFLLQVAAAEDKAKGQIPMSPDLRKQLRRLPLEANEHHRKYAISIARQVKDENSGASSMCLILGESPHLDRKYSVVGHISEDPQTMKTLESICKDWQSAVIVSSY, from the coding sequence ATGAAAATCAATCGGAAAACAAACTGGGCAATTGTCCTTGTACTTGTTGCGGGGCTGGGTTTAGCTTTGGTGAGTTGGCCGGAATCCAGTCAAATCCGGGCTTTTCTAAGTCCTAAGCCGGCTGGTCCTAAAAGCAACGAGGGTATTAGCGAAGGTCCGGTCATTGGTTGCGAAGTCACTGTCGGGACATTCGACATTCATAGAAAGTACCGCTCCATGGAAGGTCCTTGGGCGGTGGCTAAATTTAAAATTGGCGAATTAATCGCTTCGGGCACGGCGACAGTGCCGGACAACCACATCCATTATGTCGAGTATGAAAACGGACCGGCGCCGTTGATGAACGGCAAATCGAGTTTGCCGCCTTTTGGAGAAGAGCTAAGTGACCTCAAAGGCTCGATGAGTGACAAGAGGGAACTCTATTGGTTCAAAGGTCTCAAGGTTGAAGTTATTGATGAGCATGGCAATACTATGCCGAGTGCGGAGTTTATTTGTCATACGAATTTGGATTTTTCGTTTGTTGATCACAATATGCTTTTTACGGAGGGCGAGCGCTGGAATAATGATCGACTGATCACGATTACGCAAGGACAAACCAAAATTATTTTCCCGAATGGTTTTGCTGTTCCTCTTGCTAGTGATGAATCTTTCCGTGTGACTTTTCAGGCGGCTAACAGAACCAGCAACGAGCATCGACGTCTAAAACATAAAGCTACTTTCTATTTCGTCAAAGACTCGGATCTGGTTTATCCAGTGACTGCTTTATATGGTCGAGTACCTTTTGTTCAAGTAATCGTTGATAGAAATTTCGAGGACGCAAAAAAAGATGATTTAAAACGCCATCCGTCATGTGATGTGCAGGCTTTTGCCGTCAATGCACCGAATAATGTCACAGGCGGTGTCAGTCCTGATAGATCCGGTCGTGTAATTTCCGGACACTGGGTGGTGCCTCCGGGGCTACATACGTATAAAAGCTCGGTCAATGACTTAGACCCTATCTTTTCTCAGTGTGATCAAAAACTGCGTTTTGCCTGGACGCACATACACCCCTGCTGCATGGATGTTTCCATTACGCGTTGCGATGGTGGCACCAAGCAGAAAATGTTTACGGCGAACGTCAAGACTAAGACTAAACCAGGTCTTGAGCTTGTCGATATTGAATTGATAAAACCGAAAGATGCCATCGTATTTCCCAAGAACGGCAACTATGAAGTTGAAGGTACCTACAACAATCCGCTGCCGACTGCATTGGATTCAATGATTGCGGTCGGCATGTTTTTTGAAGACACAAATTTTCGCAGACCGGCGTGGGCGTTGCCGGACTCGAAGGCAGCTTACTGCGGCGTAGTTTGCAGCAAGGAGTCGTCGAATGCCGTAACTAGTGGAACGGTGTATCCACTGTTTGATAAGGCTAAAGATGGACCACTTTTAAAAGGCGAAAAGACAGTTGTTTTAAAGACGAACCGCGGCAAGATGAAACTTGTGTTTGATGCGAATGTTGCGCCCTGTTCGGTGACACAACTCTATAAATTGTTGACTCATGGTGGATTTAACGGCACACGATTTGCCGCATTCCAGCCCGGCTTTTTATTGCAAGTTGCCGCTGCTGAGGACAAGGCAAAAGGACAAATTCCGATGTCACCTGATCTGCGAAAGCAACTGAGACGTCTGCCTTTGGAAGCAAACGAACATCATAGAAAATATGCAATAAGTATTGCCCGGCAAGTAAAGGACGAGAATTCCGGCGCTTCTTCGATGTGCCTTATACTCGGCGAGTCGCCGCATCTGGACCGCAAGTATTCCGTCGTCGGGCACATTAGTGAAGATCCACAGACGATGAAAACGCTCGAAAGCATTTGCAAAGACTGGCAATCAGCAGTAATTGTTAGCTCTTACTGA